In the genome of Acetobacter oryzifermentans, one region contains:
- a CDS encoding ribose-phosphate pyrophosphokinase, whose translation MKIVACNSNLPLAEAVAAELNLPLCNATVRRFADMEVFVEIHENVRGEDVFVIQSTCTPTNDNLMELLIMLDALRRGSAKRITAVMPYFGYARQDRKSGPRTPISAKLVANLLVEAGASRVLTLDLHAMQIQGFFDIPVDNLYAAPLFVRDIRSHYGDRDLMIVSPDVGGVVRARQLAQRLNTDLAIIDKRRERAGVSEVMNVIGDVRGRHCLLVDDIVDSGGSLCNAARAIANQGAASVGAYVTHGVLTGQAVERVADSPIEMLTLTDSIRATEQVMAARNIRQITISGLLARAIHAVADESSVSSLFD comes from the coding sequence ATGAAAATCGTCGCCTGTAACAGCAACCTCCCACTTGCCGAAGCCGTTGCCGCGGAGCTGAACCTCCCCCTCTGCAACGCCACCGTGCGCCGCTTTGCGGACATGGAGGTGTTTGTAGAAATCCACGAAAATGTACGTGGTGAGGACGTGTTCGTTATCCAGAGCACCTGCACCCCCACAAATGATAACCTGATGGAACTGCTGATTATGCTGGATGCGCTGCGCCGTGGTTCGGCCAAGCGTATTACCGCTGTCATGCCCTATTTTGGTTATGCCCGGCAGGATCGTAAATCCGGCCCGCGCACGCCTATCAGCGCCAAGCTGGTGGCGAATCTGCTGGTGGAAGCCGGTGCCAGCCGTGTGCTGACACTGGATCTGCACGCCATGCAAATTCAGGGTTTCTTTGATATTCCGGTGGATAATCTGTACGCAGCCCCGCTGTTTGTGCGCGACATTCGCTCCCACTATGGGGACCGCGATCTGATGATTGTCTCCCCCGATGTGGGGGGCGTGGTGCGTGCCCGCCAGTTGGCCCAGCGCCTGAACACGGATCTGGCCATTATTGACAAGCGGCGTGAACGCGCAGGCGTTTCCGAAGTGATGAACGTAATTGGGGACGTGCGTGGCCGCCATTGCCTGCTGGTGGACGATATTGTGGATAGCGGTGGCTCATTGTGCAACGCAGCCCGTGCCATTGCCAACCAAGGCGCCGCATCTGTGGGCGCATACGTCACCCACGGTGTGCTGACAGGGCAGGCCGTGGAACGCGTTGCCGATTCGCCTATCGAAATGCTGACGCTAACAGACAGCATTCGCGCTACGGAGCAGGTTATGGCTGCACGCAATATTCGCCAGATCACCATTTCTGGTCTGTTGGCGCGCGCCATTCATGCTGTGGCGGATGAAAGCTCCGTTTCCTCCCTGTTCGATTGA
- a CDS encoding MATE family efflux transporter has translation MNRPSPPGGRHKACFTTGSIMRHVLVMAGTGAIGLMAVFAVDMLNMVYISHLGNTALTAAIGFAGAVIGLQIAVSIGLTIGISAATAREIGAGRADEARGIASSALTVMIGLAMVLGIGTMIFAHPILVLFGAQGDALANATTFLRTVSPALPLICAGMGASSLMRVVGDAKGSMHITLLGAVVAAVLDPLFIFGLHEGLMGAAISTVLSRAVVATVGLRGALRHDMLAMPQAHRIVPDTKRVATVAFPAILTNLATPVGGVYVTQAMAHFGLAAVAGQASIERTVPVLFALVFALTGSVGPIMGQNLGAGQCDRVRETLRAALKLVILSVGATWLLLFCAQNGVVAMYDAQGDAAALIHMFCTWTIGSYLFVGMLFVANAAFNNLGFPLYSTAFNWGRATLGTIPFVMMGARFGPLGVQAGQALGAIVFGSFAVLTAFRVTQTLEVSPAQHPLAAGVRSSTPVSDVPTTSAEAAMAELDELESASELCEEDRKTNHV, from the coding sequence ATGAACCGGCCCTCCCCGCCTGGCGGACGCCACAAGGCCTGCTTTACCACCGGCAGCATCATGCGCCACGTGCTGGTTATGGCTGGCACCGGGGCCATTGGCCTTATGGCAGTGTTTGCGGTGGATATGCTCAATATGGTGTATATCAGCCACTTGGGTAACACCGCCCTTACGGCTGCCATTGGCTTTGCCGGGGCCGTTATTGGCTTGCAGATTGCCGTTTCCATCGGGCTAACCATCGGCATAAGTGCCGCCACCGCGCGTGAGATTGGCGCAGGCCGTGCGGATGAGGCACGGGGCATTGCCTCCTCCGCCCTTACTGTCATGATCGGGCTGGCAATGGTGCTGGGTATCGGCACCATGATTTTTGCCCACCCCATTCTGGTGCTGTTTGGCGCGCAGGGTGATGCCTTGGCCAACGCCACCACATTCCTGCGCACCGTTAGCCCCGCTTTGCCCCTTATTTGTGCGGGTATGGGGGCTTCCTCCCTTATGCGCGTGGTGGGGGATGCCAAGGGCTCCATGCACATTACGTTGCTGGGGGCCGTAGTTGCTGCGGTGCTGGACCCTTTGTTTATTTTTGGGCTGCATGAAGGGCTTATGGGGGCGGCTATCAGCACAGTGCTTTCACGCGCGGTGGTGGCAACAGTGGGCCTGCGCGGCGCATTGCGGCACGATATGCTGGCCATGCCACAAGCCCACCGAATTGTGCCAGATACCAAACGCGTGGCCACAGTGGCTTTTCCGGCCATTCTTACCAATCTGGCCACGCCTGTTGGGGGTGTGTACGTTACGCAGGCCATGGCGCACTTTGGGTTGGCCGCTGTTGCAGGGCAGGCCTCTATCGAGCGTACGGTGCCTGTGCTGTTTGCGCTGGTTTTTGCACTTACCGGATCTGTTGGCCCTATTATGGGCCAGAACCTTGGCGCCGGGCAGTGCGACCGTGTGCGAGAAACCCTGCGTGCAGCCCTCAAGCTGGTGATTCTGAGCGTTGGGGCCACATGGTTGCTCCTGTTTTGTGCGCAAAACGGCGTTGTGGCCATGTATGATGCGCAAGGCGATGCCGCGGCCCTTATCCATATGTTCTGCACATGGACAATCGGCAGTTATCTGTTTGTGGGCATGCTGTTTGTAGCGAATGCCGCCTTTAACAACCTTGGTTTTCCGCTGTATTCCACCGCCTTTAACTGGGGGCGGGCCACGCTGGGCACCATTCCGTTTGTAATGATGGGCGCACGCTTTGGCCCGCTTGGCGTGCAGGCCGGGCAAGCGCTGGGGGCGATAGTGTTTGGCTCTTTTGCAGTCTTGACGGCGTTCCGTGTGACACAAACATTAGAAGTCTCTCCCGCACAGCATCCTCTGGCAGCGGGAGTGCGGAGCAGCACACCGGTTTCCGATGTTCCCACCACCAGCGCAGAAGCTGCCATGGCGGAACTGGACGAACTGGAAAGTGCCTCTGAACTGTGTGAGGAAGACAGGAAGACCAACCATGTCTAA
- a CDS encoding SDR family oxidoreductase, which translates to MVDHSIKGKTVLIAGGAKNLGGLIARDLAEHGAKAIAIHYHSAASKAEADATVAAVKAAGAQAAAFQADLTQPGAVAKLFADTKAAFGAPDIAINTVGKVLKKPIADTTDEEFDSMFAINTKVAYQFIREAGNHLADNGKLLTLVTSLLGAYTPFYSTYAGSKAAVEHFTRAASKEYGARGISVNAIGPGPMDTPFFYGQESADAVAYHKTAAALSPFSKTGLTDIEDIAPYVRFIVSEGWWMTGQTILVNGGYTTK; encoded by the coding sequence ATGGTAGATCACAGCATTAAAGGCAAAACTGTTCTAATAGCCGGTGGGGCCAAAAATCTGGGCGGGCTGATTGCGCGGGATCTGGCGGAACATGGCGCAAAAGCCATTGCCATCCATTACCACAGTGCAGCCAGCAAGGCAGAAGCAGATGCCACGGTGGCTGCGGTAAAAGCCGCAGGCGCACAGGCCGCAGCTTTTCAGGCAGACCTTACGCAGCCAGGTGCTGTTGCCAAACTGTTTGCAGATACCAAAGCCGCTTTTGGCGCGCCAGATATTGCCATTAACACCGTGGGCAAGGTGCTAAAAAAGCCGATTGCAGATACCACGGATGAAGAATTTGATTCCATGTTCGCCATCAACACCAAGGTGGCGTATCAGTTTATCCGTGAAGCTGGGAACCATCTGGCAGATAACGGTAAGCTGCTCACACTCGTCACATCTCTGCTGGGGGCTTACACGCCGTTTTATTCCACCTATGCGGGTTCCAAGGCTGCGGTAGAACACTTTACCCGTGCGGCCTCCAAGGAATATGGCGCGCGTGGCATTTCTGTTAACGCCATTGGCCCCGGCCCCATGGATACACCGTTCTTTTACGGGCAGGAAAGTGCAGATGCCGTGGCTTACCACAAAACGGCAGCAGCGCTTTCTCCCTTCAGCAAAACGGGCCTGACAGATATTGAAGATATTGCCCCGTATGTGCGCTTTATTGTTTCTGAAGGCTGGTGGATGACGGGCCAGACCATTCTGGTAAACGGCGGTTACACCACAAAATAA
- a CDS encoding ABC transporter ATP-binding protein, producing MTDIAVENLQITFPLYHGNARSLRKSLSKTLGRTLNTRFMHDNRDRVVVQALKGVSFTLQPGDRLGLVGGNGAGKTTLLRALAGIYEPVGGSVTVRGSIGTLLDPELGMNMDLTGRENIRLRGMFSGLSKEQTAQVEVDVENFASLGAFMDLPVNTYSSGMMVRLSFGLATAIMPDVLLMDEWFMAGDASFRNRARARLENLVSRADILVLSSHMADVMADWCNRLIWLDQGQVRMDGPTEQVLEAYLGRPLERKADAEKPEETPPTL from the coding sequence ATGACGGATATTGCGGTTGAAAACCTGCAAATCACCTTTCCGCTGTATCATGGCAATGCCCGCAGCTTGCGCAAATCGCTCAGCAAAACACTGGGCCGTACGCTCAACACCCGCTTCATGCACGATAACCGAGACCGCGTGGTGGTGCAGGCGCTTAAAGGTGTAAGCTTTACCCTGCAACCGGGGGACAGGCTGGGCCTTGTAGGTGGCAACGGGGCGGGCAAAACCACGCTGTTGCGCGCGCTGGCCGGTATTTATGAACCCGTAGGCGGCAGTGTTACGGTGCGCGGCAGCATTGGCACACTGCTAGACCCCGAACTGGGCATGAACATGGACCTAACCGGGCGGGAGAACATTCGCCTGCGCGGCATGTTCTCTGGCCTCAGCAAGGAGCAGACCGCGCAGGTTGAGGTCGATGTAGAAAACTTTGCCAGCCTTGGCGCTTTTATGGATCTGCCCGTAAACACCTACAGTTCGGGCATGATGGTGCGCCTTTCCTTTGGCTTGGCCACGGCTATCATGCCCGATGTGTTGCTGATGGATGAATGGTTTATGGCGGGGGATGCCTCCTTCCGTAACCGTGCCCGTGCCCGGCTTGAAAACCTTGTCTCCCGCGCCGATATTCTGGTGCTCTCCAGCCATATGGCGGATGTAATGGCCGATTGGTGCAACCGCCTGATCTGGCTGGATCAGGGGCAGGTACGTATGGATGGCCCCACAGAGCAGGTGCTGGAAGCGTATTTAGGCCGCCCGCTGGAACGTAAGGCAGACGCAGAAAAGCCCGAAGAAACGCCGCCCACCCTCTAA
- a CDS encoding LysR family transcriptional regulator — translation MDRIDLFRIFARVVEAASFTHAAETLGMPRSSVSAAVQQLESRVGARLLTRTTRSVAPTPDGAAFYEHCLRLVADVEEAENLFRQSESAVQGVLRVNMPGRIGRLIVAPALPDFLATYPGLSVELGVTDKAVNLVEDGLDCVLRVGPLQDSGLIARRMGELKLINVASPAYLHQHGVPQCPADLLHGHEAVNYASPQNGRVEQWEWEENGQTHMLDIPGRVTVNSAEALIACALAGLGMIQIPAYDVRSYLHTGQLVKVLPKWCAAPLPMALLYPHRRHLSMRVQVFAAWLEELVRQQVLRPVSAAP, via the coding sequence ATGGATAGAATAGATCTTTTTCGTATTTTTGCCCGTGTGGTGGAGGCCGCCAGTTTTACCCATGCGGCAGAAACCTTGGGCATGCCGCGCTCTAGTGTGTCTGCCGCAGTGCAACAGCTTGAAAGCCGTGTGGGTGCACGTCTGTTAACGCGCACAACCCGCTCCGTTGCCCCCACGCCAGATGGCGCCGCGTTTTACGAACACTGCCTGCGCCTTGTGGCGGATGTGGAGGAAGCAGAAAATCTGTTCCGCCAGAGCGAAAGTGCCGTGCAAGGCGTATTGCGCGTTAACATGCCCGGCCGCATTGGGCGGCTGATAGTGGCTCCGGCATTGCCCGATTTTCTGGCAACATATCCCGGCCTTTCGGTGGAACTGGGGGTAACGGACAAGGCCGTTAATCTGGTGGAAGATGGGTTGGATTGTGTGCTGCGCGTGGGCCCTTTGCAGGATTCCGGCCTGATTGCCCGCCGTATGGGGGAGTTAAAGCTGATAAACGTGGCCAGCCCGGCATATCTGCATCAGCATGGCGTACCCCAATGCCCGGCAGACCTGCTGCATGGGCACGAGGCCGTAAATTATGCCTCCCCCCAGAATGGCCGCGTGGAACAATGGGAGTGGGAAGAAAACGGCCAAACCCACATGCTGGATATACCGGGCCGTGTAACAGTAAACAGTGCAGAAGCCCTTATAGCCTGTGCGCTGGCTGGGTTGGGGATGATTCAGATACCCGCGTACGATGTGCGCTCTTATCTGCATACCGGCCAGTTGGTAAAAGTGCTGCCCAAATGGTGTGCGGCCCCTTTGCCTATGGCGTTGCTTTACCCACACCGGCGGCATCTTTCCATGCGGGTGCAGGTGTTTGCCGCATGGCTGGAGGAACTGGTGCGCCAGCAGGTTTTACGCCCTGTTTCCGCTGCTCCGTAA
- a CDS encoding ABC transporter permease, which produces MARSPSAARAYMAGHNGSIKSKPTLHKQAGFSIALNTMNSTPTLPDTQEERAAKKQPPLSAAPQHAPQPEGQPVLHLVPERGFSYFVHAAQDFARGFRHARLGLTLAWLDIRLRYRGSILGPFWLTATTAIMVAAMGVLYAYLLNTDVHTYLPFLTLSLVLWGFVGGTMQEGCGTFTGAARLIHAARMPYSLHVLRVAVRNILVFAHNVPVVAGVFLWFHVAPKWTWTLLPATGLWLVDCFFAVLLLGILGARFRDVPPIIASLTQVMFFVTPILWSPQLMTTGQAWLLLDPFFPLIEILRAPFTGDVMQTAVWPAALGWSAVLIVATFCLFARMRTRLAYWV; this is translated from the coding sequence ATGGCGCGCTCCCCTAGTGCTGCACGGGCTTATATGGCAGGCCATAATGGCAGCATAAAAAGCAAGCCAACCTTGCACAAACAGGCTGGGTTCTCTATCGCGTTAAACACCATGAACAGCACGCCCACCTTGCCGGATACGCAGGAAGAACGCGCCGCAAAAAAACAGCCCCCTCTTTCGGCTGCGCCGCAGCACGCCCCCCAGCCAGAGGGCCAACCCGTGCTGCATTTGGTGCCAGAACGGGGTTTTTCCTACTTTGTGCATGCCGCCCAAGATTTTGCGCGCGGCTTCCGCCATGCCCGGCTGGGGCTTACACTGGCTTGGCTGGATATTCGGCTGCGGTATCGTGGCTCCATTCTGGGGCCGTTCTGGCTTACGGCCACCACGGCCATTATGGTAGCGGCCATGGGCGTGCTGTATGCGTATCTGCTCAACACAGATGTGCACACCTACCTGCCCTTCCTTACCCTTTCCTTGGTGTTATGGGGCTTTGTAGGCGGCACCATGCAGGAAGGGTGCGGCACTTTTACAGGGGCCGCGCGGCTTATCCATGCTGCCCGCATGCCGTATTCCCTGCATGTGCTGCGCGTGGCGGTGCGCAACATTCTGGTATTTGCGCATAACGTACCCGTAGTGGCCGGGGTGTTCTTGTGGTTTCACGTTGCACCCAAATGGACATGGACTCTGCTGCCCGCCACAGGCCTGTGGTTGGTGGACTGCTTTTTTGCCGTGCTGCTGCTGGGTATTCTGGGCGCGCGGTTTAGGGATGTGCCCCCCATTATCGCCAGTCTGACACAGGTGATGTTCTTTGTAACACCCATTTTGTGGTCTCCGCAGTTGATGACAACCGGGCAAGCCTGGCTGCTGCTAGACCCCTTCTTTCCGTTAATTGAAATTTTGCGCGCGCCCTTTACCGGGGATGTCATGCAAACCGCCGTATGGCCTGCGGCCCTTGGGTGGTCTGCCGTGCTGATTGTTGCAACCTTCTGCCTGTTCGCCCGCATGCGCACACGGCTGGCATACTGGGTGTAA
- a CDS encoding DUF1269 domain-containing protein produces MSDLIVLGFDHVDDATKVLTECRALQKEYLLDLEDAVVVTRDAQGKVHLHQSVNLEKAGASWGLLSGGFWGALVGLLCLNPLAGFLIGSAVGAGAGALSGKFSDYGIDDGFIKQLSDTIPPNTSALFILVRKSQPEKVLADLSQFKGHARILQTSLSPEAEEKLKAALGQVAAAQAKA; encoded by the coding sequence ATGTCTGATCTGATTGTTCTGGGTTTTGACCACGTTGATGATGCCACCAAGGTGCTGACAGAATGCCGCGCCTTGCAGAAGGAATACCTGCTGGATCTGGAAGATGCCGTAGTTGTTACGCGGGATGCACAGGGTAAGGTACACCTGCACCAGAGCGTAAACCTTGAAAAAGCTGGGGCTTCCTGGGGTCTGCTTTCTGGTGGTTTCTGGGGGGCGCTGGTGGGCCTTTTGTGCCTGAACCCGCTGGCTGGCTTCCTGATCGGGAGTGCCGTAGGGGCCGGTGCTGGCGCGTTGTCTGGCAAGTTCTCTGATTACGGGATTGATGATGGCTTCATCAAACAGTTAAGCGATACCATCCCACCCAACACCTCTGCTCTGTTTATTCTGGTGCGTAAGTCTCAGCCGGAAAAGGTTCTGGCCGATCTCAGCCAGTTCAAGGGCCATGCCCGTATCCTGCAAACCTCTCTTTCCCCAGAAGCAGAAGAAAAACTCAAGGCTGCCTTGGGTCAGGTTGCTGCGGCGCAAGCCAAGGCCTGA
- a CDS encoding TonB-dependent receptor, with protein MMVRSAALLLCSTVLTALGSSIALAETTTSTTETKQQKPSETKPQSVKVIAHDKNDAEQVIVTAHLDRMRSELSPSTGATVHKFSRQALETIPGADNAPLNQVLLQAPGVAQDSYGQIHVRGDHNEVQFRLDGVQLPEGLSVFGQALMTRFADNMSLTTGALPSQFGFLQAAVVDINTKNGTTNSGGNLSLYGGARDYFFPSLQYGFHKGKWDFFATADYVHDRTGIENTTSSFNAIHDLSEQYHFLGHLRYTADENTRISFIAGVSNAEYQLPNNPGQQTQFAMPAYSGSNLAQQLNGSVDSAHLDEHQKQITDFAILALQKEMGDFSLQSSVFSRYSSLRYSPDWLGDLVYNGIAQQAARSVFSMGTQHDVTWRAAKDHTVRFGFQLFVERNTSKSLSRVFAQDGEDADGNATFGTTPLSIYDGSGKTGTVYGLYAQDEWRPLSNLTINYGLRFDGVSEYTAEKQLSPRINIVWKPWKGGVIHAGYSRYFTPPPFEVVSSSSLYKFAGTSAAPSVYQNNKVRAERDHYFDAGIEQTILPGWRVSFDAYYKLAHNLIDEGQFGAPIILSGFNYRRGQVNGYEVSTSYDHGPLSLYGNFAWSRAIGKDITSAQFNMEPDDLAYIQHRWVHLDHDQRWTASAGAAYSFFHKTRFPLRLSATMVYGSGLRADGLVPNGVALTPYATVNFSAVETIHHTFGSAWPGDTQFRIDVINLGDHTYKLRDGSGIGVGAPQYGLRRTILGGISQGF; from the coding sequence ATGATGGTTCGATCAGCCGCTCTTCTTCTCTGCTCCACTGTTTTAACTGCTCTGGGCAGCAGCATAGCCCTGGCTGAAACCACAACGTCTACAACAGAAACAAAGCAGCAGAAGCCCTCTGAAACAAAACCGCAAAGCGTAAAAGTAATTGCGCATGACAAGAACGATGCCGAACAGGTAATTGTTACCGCGCATCTGGACCGCATGCGTTCAGAGCTTTCGCCCTCCACCGGGGCCACTGTGCACAAGTTCAGCCGACAGGCGCTGGAAACCATTCCGGGGGCCGATAACGCACCGCTTAACCAAGTGCTTTTGCAAGCCCCCGGCGTAGCGCAGGACAGTTATGGCCAGATCCATGTGCGTGGAGACCATAACGAGGTGCAATTCCGTTTGGATGGCGTGCAATTACCGGAGGGGCTGAGTGTGTTCGGGCAGGCGTTGATGACGCGCTTTGCCGATAACATGTCCCTCACCACCGGTGCGCTGCCCAGCCAGTTTGGGTTTTTGCAGGCGGCTGTGGTGGATATCAACACCAAGAACGGCACCACCAATTCTGGCGGCAATCTCTCACTTTACGGCGGGGCGCGAGATTATTTTTTCCCTTCCCTGCAATATGGTTTTCATAAAGGGAAGTGGGATTTCTTTGCCACGGCAGATTATGTGCATGACCGCACGGGCATTGAAAACACAACGTCATCCTTCAACGCCATTCATGATTTAAGCGAGCAATATCACTTTTTGGGCCACCTGCGTTACACGGCGGATGAAAACACGCGTATCAGCTTTATTGCCGGTGTTTCCAACGCAGAATACCAACTGCCCAACAACCCCGGCCAGCAAACCCAGTTTGCCATGCCTGCCTACTCTGGCAGCAATCTGGCGCAGCAGTTGAACGGCAGCGTGGACAGTGCGCATTTGGATGAGCACCAAAAACAGATTACAGATTTTGCCATTCTGGCATTGCAGAAAGAGATGGGAGACTTCAGCCTGCAAAGCTCTGTGTTCTCCCGCTATAGCAGCCTGCGCTATTCTCCCGACTGGCTGGGGGATCTGGTGTATAACGGCATTGCCCAGCAAGCCGCGCGCTCTGTTTTTTCCATGGGCACACAGCATGATGTGACATGGCGTGCTGCCAAAGATCACACCGTGCGCTTTGGCTTTCAGCTTTTTGTGGAACGCAATACCTCTAAATCCCTCTCCCGCGTGTTTGCGCAGGATGGTGAGGATGCAGATGGCAACGCCACCTTTGGCACAACCCCGCTCAGCATTTACGATGGCAGCGGTAAAACTGGTACGGTTTACGGCCTATATGCGCAGGATGAGTGGCGCCCACTCAGCAACCTGACCATCAATTACGGCCTGCGCTTTGATGGTGTGAGCGAATACACGGCAGAAAAACAGCTTAGCCCACGTATCAACATTGTGTGGAAGCCATGGAAAGGCGGGGTGATCCATGCCGGATATTCACGCTACTTCACGCCTCCGCCGTTTGAAGTTGTAAGTTCTTCCTCGCTTTACAAATTTGCGGGCACCAGTGCCGCGCCCTCTGTTTACCAGAACAACAAAGTGCGGGCCGAGCGCGACCATTACTTTGATGCCGGTATTGAGCAAACCATTCTGCCGGGCTGGCGTGTCTCGTTCGATGCCTATTACAAGCTGGCTCATAACCTGATTGATGAAGGCCAGTTTGGCGCCCCAATTATCCTAAGTGGCTTTAACTATCGCCGGGGGCAGGTGAATGGGTATGAGGTCAGCACCTCTTACGATCATGGCCCGCTTTCACTCTATGGCAACTTTGCGTGGTCTCGCGCCATTGGTAAGGATATCACCAGCGCACAGTTTAATATGGAACCGGATGATCTGGCCTACATTCAGCACCGCTGGGTCCATCTGGACCACGATCAGCGTTGGACGGCCTCTGCCGGGGCGGCCTATTCCTTCTTCCATAAAACGCGCTTTCCGCTGCGGCTATCTGCCACCATGGTATATGGCAGCGGGCTGCGGGCCGATGGCCTTGTGCCCAACGGGGTGGCCCTTACACCCTACGCCACCGTTAACTTCTCTGCCGTGGAAACCATACACCATACATTCGGCAGCGCATGGCCGGGGGATACGCAGTTCCGCATAGATGTGATCAATCTGGGGGATCACACCTACAAGCTGCGCGATGGCTCCGGCATTGGCGTGGGGGCCCCGCAATATGGGCTGCGCCGCACCATTCTGGGCGGGATTTCCCAAGGTTTTTAA
- a CDS encoding histidine phosphatase family protein translates to MSTLLPRPYWYLRHGQTDWNRAGLSQGRTDVPLNETGIDQAVAAGKLLEVALRAAGQNGVTRIVCSPLERALRTATIVRDALITHGLPALPLDVDAGLEEVCFGEQEGQPIGDWYDSWIAGEYTPPGAETFAALKQRAADAVNRATQAPGRPLIVAHGALFRALRAAMFLPANVRLPNAIPLSLEPEAENRWKLQELADA, encoded by the coding sequence ATGAGCACGCTTCTCCCCCGCCCATACTGGTATTTGCGCCACGGCCAGACAGACTGGAACCGGGCTGGCCTTTCTCAGGGGCGCACGGATGTGCCCTTGAATGAAACCGGCATTGACCAAGCTGTGGCGGCGGGAAAGCTGCTTGAGGTTGCCTTGCGTGCAGCAGGGCAAAATGGGGTTACGCGCATTGTGTGCTCTCCGCTGGAGCGTGCTTTGCGTACAGCTACGATTGTGCGAGATGCCCTTATTACCCACGGCCTGCCTGCTTTGCCGCTGGATGTGGATGCGGGGCTGGAGGAAGTCTGCTTTGGTGAGCAGGAAGGCCAGCCGATTGGGGATTGGTATGATAGCTGGATTGCCGGTGAATACACGCCACCGGGGGCAGAAACATTTGCTGCCCTAAAACAACGTGCCGCAGATGCTGTAAACCGCGCCACACAGGCCCCCGGTCGGCCCCTGATTGTGGCACATGGGGCGCTGTTTCGTGCTTTGCGTGCGGCCATGTTTCTGCCCGCCAATGTGCGCCTGCCCAACGCTATTCCGCTTAGCTTGGAGCCAGAAGCAGAGAACCGTTGGAAGTTGCAGGAGCTGGCAGACGCGTAA